One window of the Carassius auratus strain Wakin chromosome 20, ASM336829v1, whole genome shotgun sequence genome contains the following:
- the caiap gene encoding CARD- and ANK-domain containing inflammasome adapter protein has protein sequence MGSTSFTNPYAIEVIQMKKSELVSGILNTEDLLDLLISNGVLQPDSRALMASISAREEKNSRMLNVLISRGERACRIFFYPCLKRVEPDLYQYMRTYVGGVNEGIRDARRQLIGYLLEKDKQGLVKYSKSNKDPTPERIQPKSLTNKATSSTEQVKQTPKTESEHDAIVKAVTSGDLHLLQELLRGLDVNTVFSSTDTLLHLAAEHGKEAIVYFLLRQGAKLNLKDKEGRTALHRASERGRTAVALALAKAGADIHATDLMSKTPLHLAAQNGHENTVKALVNEEKKSLKNQTTVLHMAAIEDDATLAEVLLRNGALVDARDGQRKTALYHAVQHGNEKTASVLLKAGAQVDSVIVDAAFELNRKSLLSLFLRYVQNSMSPNEITAALFKAVQKNLDGVVAALIDHGADVNICNELGYTPMLLAAELGNAEAFKVLVSKKARLDERLPNQISGLHLATQSGSMQIAQILLDKGIDPNINGPKDQTPLHLSALHNQPELMALLLRVGAQINAITQDGFTALHLASQSGHTEAVAQLLEGKADIHVKDKQGRTALHWAASHGEVGVIQLLLTSGSESNATEKEKKTPLHLAAMEGHTRAVSALLAGKAKVGAKDMDGCSPLHYAARNGKERAARVLLASGKRKIVDDKNVWRRTPLHLAAEHGHELLVGLLLENGAKINCLDNNKDTPLHYACRDGHVGAVQRLLNWTNGERANLQATNNVNKTALQVAEAEDTQAHQNISTLLKKKMFLVK, from the exons ATGGGTTCAACCAGCTTTACCAATCCTTACGCGATTGAAGTAATTCAGATGAAGAAGAGCGAGCTGGTGAGTGGCATTTTGAATACAGAAGATTTGCTGGATCTCCTCATTTCAAATGGCGTTCTTCAACCCGACAGCCGAGCACTGATGGCCAGCATCTCTGCGCGAGAGGAAAAGAACTCCAGGATGTTGAATGTCTTGATCTCGAGAGGAGAGCGTGCTTGCCGCATCTTCTTCTACCCTTGTCTGAAACGAGTTGAACCTGACCTCTACCAGTACATGAGAACGTATGTAGGTGGAGTTAATGAGGGCATTAGAGATGCACGGAGACAGCTGATAGGATATCTGCTGGAGAAGGACAAGCAGGGTCTTGTCAAATACTCAAAATCCAACAAGGACCCCACTCCCGAAAGAATCCAACCGAAGTCTCTGACGAATAAGGCTACATCTTCAACAGAACAAGTCAAACAAACCCCCAAAACTGAAAGTGAGCATGATGCCATTGTCAAAGCCGTAACCTCAGGGGATCTACATCTCCTCCAGGAGCTTCTCAGAGGATTGGATGTCAATACTGTTTTCTCCTCCACTGATACTCTGCTGCACCTCGCTGCTGAACATGGTAAGGAGGCCATTGTGTATTTTCTGCTCAGACAAGGGGCGAAACTGAACCTGAAGGACAAGGAGGGTCGTACTGCTCTGCACAGAGCGTCAGAACGAGGCCGCACTGCTGTTGCTCTGGCGCTTGCGAAGGCTGGTGCAGACATCCATGCTACGGACCTAATGTCAAAGACTCCTTTGCATCTGGCTGCTCAAAATGGACATGAAAATACGGTTAAAGCTCTAGTGAATGAGGAAAAGAAAAGCCTTAAGAACCAGACAACAGTTCTGCACATGGCTGCCATTGAGGATGACGCAACACTGGCAGAGGTTCTTCTGCGAAACGGCGCTTTAGTAGATGCTAGAGATGGCCAAAGGAAGACGGCTCTCTATCACGCTGTTCAGCACGGAAATGAGAAAACTGCCAGTGTGCTGTTGAAGGCCGGAGCACAGGTGGACTCTGTGATCGTGGACGCTGCTTTTGAGCTCAACAGGAAGTCTCTATTGTCTCTTTTTTTGCGGTATGTCCAGAACTCTATGTCTCCGAATGAGATCACCGCTGCTCTTTTTAAAGCGGTACAGAAGAACTTGGATGGGGTTGTGGCTGCGCTAATTGATCATGGTGCGGATGTTAATATTTGTAACGAGCTTGGATACACACCTATGCTTCTAGCCGCAGAGCTGGGGAATGCTGAGGCCTTCAAAGTGCTGGTCTCAAAAAAGGCTAGACTCGATGAAAGACTGCCAAACCAGATCTCTGGGCTTCACCTGGCTACCCAAAGTGGCAGTATGCAAATAGCACag ATATTGTTGGATAAGGGTATAGACCCCAACATCAATGGCCCTAAAGATCAGACCCCTCTCCATCTAAGTGCATTACATAACCAGCCAGAGTTGATGGCACTGTTGTTGCGTGTGGGGGCTCAGATTAACGCCATCACACAGGATGGGTTCACTGCCCTGCACCTCGCCAGCCAGAGCGGTCACACCGAAGCAGTCGCACAACTGCTAGAGGGCAAGGCCGACATCCACGTCAAGGACAAACAGGGAAGAACAGCCCTGCACTGGGCGGCATCGCATGGTGAAGTGGGCGTCATACAGCTACTACTCACTTCTGGGAGTGAAAGCAATGCCACTGAAAAAGAGAAGAAGACCCCACTGCACCTAGCTGCAATGGAGGGACACACCAGGGCAGTTTCAGCACTGCTGGCTGGTAAAGCTAAAGTTGGAGCTAAGGACATGGATGGCTGCTCTCCTCTGCATTATGCTGCTCGAAACGGGAAGGAAAGAGCAGCTAGAGTGCTTCTCGCATCTGGTAAGCGCAAGATTGTGGATGATAAGAACGTGTGGAGGAGGACTCCTCTGCATTTAGCTGCAGAGCATGGTCATGAGCTGCTGGTGGGTCTTTTACTGGAAAACGGTGCCAAGATCAACTGCCTGGATAACAATAAAGATACACCGCTGCACTACGCTTGCCGTGATGGCCATGTTGGAGCAGTACAGAGACTACTAAACTGGACAAATGGAGAACGAGCGAACCTACAGGCAACTAATAATGTGAATAAAACAGCGCTTCAGGTGGCAGAGGCAGAGgacacacaggctcaccaaaacaTTAGTACCCTGCTAAAGAAGAAGATGTTCCTTGTGAAATAA
- the faslg gene encoding tumor necrosis factor ligand superfamily member 6, which translates to MSSNSGHPSPPVFVVDSDRGHPKQHRYYHQQMPRHAEPQLVPCWTFPPARAEMKRRGWGGMNAGMAWVLTLILLMVFAALGLGAYQIQRLQTEVQQLSQGMPAQMQSIAPQRQVGLNPAELNRKKQKSAAHLIGRAEQSTASGILKWEAKYGEAFTEGVKYINGGLQVNETGLYFVYSRVEFFSRTCHPKDFYVHTMHLQRNSHNRTIMEDHREGFCSAVSGQSWMTGSHIASLQHLKETDWLFVNVSHLKLLSKNYHNNYFGLFKIH; encoded by the exons ATGAGCAGTAACTCTGGCCATCCGTCCCCGCCGGTGTTCGTGGTGGATTCTGACAGAGGTCACCCTAAACAACATCGGTATTACCATCAGCAGATGCCCAGACATGCAGAGCCACAGCTGGTGCCCTGCTGGACGTTCCCCCCTGCCCGAGCTGAGATGAAGAGAAGGGGCTGGGGGGGGATGAATGCTGGGATGGCTTGGGTACTCACATTGATACTCCTGATGGTTTTTGCAGCCCTGGGACTGGGAGCCTATCAGATCCAGAGGTTACAGACTGAAGTGCAACAGCTGTCACAG GGAATGCCCGCACAAATGCAGAGCATCGCTCCACAGAGACAAGTTG GCCTGAATCCTGCTGAGCTGAACAGGAAGAAACAAAAATCTGCTGCACACTTGATAG GCCGTGCAGAACAGAGCACAGCATCTGGCATTCTGAAGTGGGAAGCAAAATACGGCGAGGCCTTCACAGAAGGCGTCAAGTACATCAACGGCGGCCTTCAGGTCAACGAGACCGGTCTGTACTTCGTTTACTCCCGTGTGGAGTTTTTCTCACGCACATGCCACCCCAAAGACTTTTACGTTCACACAATGCATCTGCAGAGAAACAGCCACAACCGGACGATCATGGAAGATCACCGAGAGGGCTTCTGTTCCGCGGTGAGCGGACAGTCGTGGATGACCGGGAGTCACATAGCCTCGCTTCAGCATCTCAAGGAAACCGACTGGCTGTTTGTCAATGTCTCACATCTCAAACTGCTCAGCAAAAATTATCACAACAACTATTTTGGCCTCTTCAAGATTCACTGA